The window GTCACGCGGATCTGGCCGATGCGATCGGGGGTGATCGCGCTGAACGGAATATAGCCGAAGAAGGGATCGCCCATCGGCACGCCATCGAGCAGGATCAGCGTTCGGCTCGACGCATTGCCGCCCAGCGCGCGCAGCGTTGCTCCCTGCGCGGAAGGGTTGGCCGATCGGCTGTCCGATCGGCGGAACTGCTGAAAACCGGCGACGTCGGTCAGGACATTTTCGATTCGCCCGGATGCGGCGTTGGTCAGGCGGTTGCGATCGATCGTCACCGATCCGTAAGCGGGCATGCCGGGCGTCTGCGACAGCCCCTTGCCCAGCACGACGATGTCGGCGCCGGCATCCTCATCCTCCGCCCGCACGGCGGTGGGGGCGATGGCGAGCATCAGGAAAATGAAGCCGCGCATCTTATCCCCCCCCCCTGTTTCCCTTCGCCCCGTGCCATCCGCGGAGCATTGGCCCTTTCCGATAAAAGGGCGTGGGCGGTGCGTCGCCTGTACCAAAGGACGACGCGCCGTCCGTCAGGCGTCCTTTGCGAGCATCGGCTGCGGCGCGATGTCGGTGAAGTTGGGCAGATCGCCGAACACCGCCTCGGCTTCGACCGAGCCCAGGGCGGCCTCGATCGACGCCTTGTCGCGAAAGGCGAGCAAGGCGATCGCCGCGAAGGGCGCATCGGCCTGATCAGGCAGCAGCGCCGATGCGTCGGTCAGGCCGTGCGCGGCCCATTTCGCGCGGACGAGCGGGATGTGGGTGGCGAGATAATAATCGGCGTCGAAACGCGCGTTCGGCGTCGACGGATAGGTCACGACGAGCTTGGCCATCATTTCACCTGTGCGAGAAGGGGCGTCATCCGCTTGGCGGCGAGGCCGGGGAGCTTGACGGTCTTCGCCGCCGCGATGTTGGCCGGCTTCCCGGCCTGCACAAGCGCAACCATGCCCATCGAATAATGGGGCTTGCACTTGATCCCATAGACGCCGGGCTTGTCGAGCTTCAGCGTCATTTCCTGGTTCATCCCGCCGACCGTGTGGGCGACGCCTTCGGGCATCATCCCCTCGATCGTCTCGGCATTGTGGCTCTTGTCGGTGGGGACGAAGTGGACGGTATCGCCGACGGCCGCCTTCACGAAGGCAGGCTCGAACACCATCATCCCGTCCTTGCCCATATTCTTCATCTGCACGGTGATGTCCTTGGCGGCGGCGGGTGCCGCCACGAAGCCGGCGCCCACGACGGCGGCCAGGACCAATTGGGGGAAGCGCATTTCCGATCTCTCCGAACCATTTTTGGCCGCGTGCGGCGGCGTCGGCAGGAAGAACACACGCTTCATTCGCGGCGCGCTATTGCCCCTTGGTACAATGGCGTCGGCCGTCGACTGCCGCGCATCATCATCACCGGGATTCGTGCCGCCGCCATGCCGCGGGCCGGACATAAGGAGATGAAGAGATGCTGCAGCAGGCGATCGAGCAACTGAAGGGCGATGTCGCCATCCGCTCGAAATACGACAATTTCATCGGCGGCGATTGGGTCGCTCCGGTTCAGGGCCGCTACTTCGACAATCCGTCGCCGATCACCGGCAAGACGGTGTGCAGCATCGCGCGCTCGTCGGCCGAGGATATCGAACTGGCGCTCGATGCTGCGCACAAGGCGAAGGAAAGCTGGGGTCGCACCTCGCCCGCCGACCGCGCCCGCATCCTCAACCTGATGGCCGATCGGATGGAGGCGAAGCTCGATCTTCTCGCGCTGGTTGAGACGATCGACAACGGCAAGCCGATCCGCGAGACGACCGCCGCCGACATTCCGCTGGCGATCGACCATTTCCGCTATTTCGCCGGGTGCCTGCGCGCGCAGGAAGGATCGATCGCCGAGATCGATCACGATACCGTCGCCTATCATTATCACGAGCCACTGGGCGTCGTCGGCCAGATCATCCCGTGGAACTTCCCGATCCTGATGGCGGTGTGGAAGCTGGCCCCGGCGCTCGCCGCCGGCAACTGCGTCGTCCTCAAGCCCGCTGAACAGACCCCGCTGTCGATCATGGTGCTGATGGACGTGATCGGCGATCTGCTGCCGCCGGGCGTGCTCAACGTCGTCAACGGCTTCGGTATCGAAGCGGGCAAGCCGCTTGCGCAGAACAAGCGGATCGCCAAGATCGCCTTCACCGGGGAGACGACCACCGGCCGTCTGATCATGCAATATGCGACCGAAAATCTGATCCCGGTCACGCTGGAACTCGGCGGCAAATCGCCCAACATCTTCTTCGCCGACGTGATGGCCGAGGATGACGACTTCCTCGACAAGGCGGTCGAAGGCTTCACCATGTTCGCGCTCAATCAGGGTGAGATTTGCACCTGCCCCAGCCGCGCGCTGATCCAGGAATCCATCTACGACAGGTTCATGGAGAAGTGCATCGCCCGCGTGCAGGCGATCCGCGCGGGCAGCCCGCTCGACATGTCGACGATGATCGGCGCGCAGGCGTCGAACGATCAGCTTGAGAAGATCCTGTCCTATATCGACATCGGCCGGGACGAGGGCGCCAAGGTGCTGACCGGCGGCGCGCGCGCCACGCTCGGCGGCGAGCTGACCGACGGCTATTATGTCCAGCCGACGATCCTGCAGGGGCACAACAAGATGCGCGTGTTCCAGGAGGAGATTTTCGGCCCGGTCGTCGCCGCGACGACCTTCAAGGATGCCGATGACGCGCTCGCGATCGCCAACGACACGCTTTACGGTCTGGGCGCCGGCGTCTGGACCCGCGACGGAACCCGCGCCTACCGCATGGGCCGCGGCATTCAGGCGGGCCGCGTGTGGACCAACTGCTACCACGCTTATCCGGCCCACGCGGCCTTCGGCGGCTACAAACAGTCGGGCATCGGGCGCGAGACCCACAAGATGATGCTCGATCATTATCAGCAGACCAAGAATCTGCTCGTCAGCTACAGCCCCAAGGCACTGGGCTTCTTCTAAGACTCCGTGTGTCCGGCAACTGCCCTCTCTCGAGACGGACGCAAACTTGCGGCGGGCTTCGGCCCGCCGCCTCTCCTTGATCGGAGATCGATCATGGCCCTGCCACCCCGTATTCTCGCCACCCCGGCCGCCGAAGCGCTGATGGCCGATCTGGCTGCGGTCCACGGCCCGTTGATGTTCCATCAGTCGGGTGGTTGCTGCGATGGTTCAGCCCCCATGTGTTACGCCGCCGGCGAGTTTCGCGTCGGCACGCAGGATGTTCTGCTCGGTCATGTCGGTGGCGATATCCCGGTGTGGATCGGTGCGGCTCAGTTCGAATATTGGCGCCATACGCAGGTGACGATCGATGTCGTGAAGGGGCGCGGCGCCGGCTTCTCGCTGGAAGGGCCGGAGGGCTTTCGCTTCATTGTCCGCAGCCGCGTCTTCACCGATGCGGAAGCCGCCGCGCTCGAAGCCGCGGGCGATCTGCCGCGGGGCGCCTGATGCTCACCAACCATCCCCTTCGCGAACGCGTCGTGCAGGAGATGTTGTTGCGTCGCTTTCCGGCGATCACCACGCCGTCGCGGATCGTTCAGATCGTCCGCATCGTGGCCGCCGCCGATCGCGATGAGGAACGGCGACGGGTGATGGCGATGCCGGACGGTTCGTTCATCGAGCCGGGCAGCCACGACCGCCATGTCGCGGGTGCATGCCCGCGCGGCGCGCTGCTGTCGTGGGAGCGGCACAGCGAGGCGAGCACCGCAACGATATTGCTGCCGCTGGGCATCGAGGCGTGCGACGCGACTGCGTGGATCGAAGGGCTGCCCGGCCATGTCGTCCGCGCGATGCGGATCACCGTCCTCGCCGATGAGGCGAGCGCCGGTCCGGTCCTGACGGCAGCGGCGCTGGCGAAGGCCGATCTCGTCACCTGCCATGTCGGGCCGTGCCGGATCTGGTCCGATTTCCGGATGGGAAACGACGGTTACGGGCAGATGATCCTCGTGGCCAACGGATGTCCGCCCGCCGACCTCGGCCGGATCATCCAGCGCGTTCAGGAACTCGGCAATTATCGCAATCTTGCCTTGCTCGGCCTGCCTCTGGTGCAGCAGCACGGCGCGGGCCTCGATCGGCTGGAGGCCCAGTTGTCCGAAGAGGCGCGGCTGATCGCCGAGGGCGCGCAGGATGATGAGGCGCTGCTTGAACGGCTGTCGGCGCTGTCGGCCGAACTGGAGCATGTCGCCGCCGCCACCGCCTTCCGGCTGGGCGCGACCAATGCTTATGCCGCGATCGTCGCCGATCGGCTCGCATCGCTCGATATCCAGGCGATCGAGGGTCATCAGAGCCTGGTCGACTTCAACGACCGTCGCTTTGTCCCCGCGGTGCGGACCTGCGCGACCTTCGCGGCGCGGATCGACACGCTGGGCGCACGGACGGCGCGGATAACCGCATTGCTGCGGACGCGGATCGAAACGAGCATCGAGCGTCAGAATCGCGACCTGCTCACCTCGGTCGAACAGGGCATCGGATTGCAGTTGCGCCTCCAGCATCTGGTGGAAAGCCTGTCGGTTCTGGCGATCAGCTATTATGCGATCAGCCTGCTCGGCTACGTGGCCAAAGGGGTGTCGAAAGTGATGCCCTGGCTCTCGCCCGAACTCCTGCTCGCTATGGCCGTATTGCCCGTCAGCCTGGGCATAATGGCGTTCATCCGCCACCGGCGCGGGCGGCTCTTCGCAGGTGACGCCGCCCGCCATGCATGACATCATGCTGGACATGAGGAACGAAGGAGAGGGCGGCGCCCGACAGGCCGAAAAGGTCAAGGTCGCCGCAACCCGGATCGATGATCCGGAACTGGCCGCGCAGGAACTGTTTCGCGAGCTCGATCTGCCCAGTCTGACGGGCGTGCTGCTGTTCGCGTCGAGCCGATATGATCTGGCCGCACTGGCCCGTGCCGTCGCTTTGCGCGGCGACGATGTGACCATCATCGGCTGCACGTCGTCGGGCGAGATCACGCCGGAGGGCTTTGCCGAAGGCACGATCACCGCGATCGGATTTCCGGCGAGCGATTTCACGCTGCAGGCGATCCGCTTTGCAGATCTCGACAATTTCGATCCGGCCGAGGCGCAGCGCCGTGTGCGCAGCCTTGTCGCCGACGCGGCGGAAGCGTCGCAGGGCTTCGGCCGATCGCAGCAGCGCGTCGCCCTGTTCCTGGTCGACGGCCTGTCGCACCGTGAGGAGATGCTGACCGTCACCGTGCAGGATGCGCTGGGCGAGATCCCGTTGATCGGCGGGTCATCGGGCGACGGGCTGGCGTTTCGCGAGACCTTCGTGCTGCACGAGGGGCAATTCCATCGCGATTCCGCGCTGGTCGCGATCCTGTCGAGCTGGCGGCCGATGAAGGTGTTCCGGTCGCAATATTATCAGCCCGGATCGGTGAAGATGGTCATCACCGGCGCGGATCCGGTCAACCGCGTCGTGACCGAGATTAATGCCGAGCCGGCGGCCGAGGAATATGCCCGGCTTGCCAACATCCAGCGCAAGGATCTGTCGCCGACGGTCTTCGCATCCGCCCCGCCGATGGTGCGCGCCGGTGGCGAATATTATGTCCGCTCGATCCAGAGCGCCAATCCGGATGGCAGCCTGACCTTCTACTGCGCGATCGACGAGGGCGTGGTCCTGACATTGGGCGAGGCCAAGGATATTGCGGGCGGCCTTAACATCCTGTTCGACGATCTCGATCGGTCGGTCGGCGGGATCGATCAGGTGGTCGGCTTCGACTGCGTGCTGAACAGCGTCGAGATCGCGCAGCGCCAGCTGACGCGCACCGTATCCAACATTTTTGCCGCGCGGCATGTCGTCGGCTTCAACACCTATGGCGAACAATATCACGGGCTGCATGTGAACCAGACCTTCAGCGGGCTGGCGATCGGGCGCTGATGGCCAGCCGACGCATCCTGCCCGGCGAAGAGGAGGCGCGGATCGCCGAACTCGAGCGCGAGAACGCCAAGCTGCGACGGATCAACGCCGCGCTGATGGACCGCGTCGAACGATCGACCGACCTGCAAGGCAACGCCTTCTCTCTGTTCGAGACCGCAATTGCGCTGGAAGGCAAGGTGCGCGAGCGGACCGCCGATCTCGAACTCGCGCTGGGCGATCTGGCGACGAGCAACGCGGCGCTTTCGGTTGCGCGCGACGCTGCCGACGAGGCGCAGCGCCGACTGCGCGACGCGATCGAGAGCATCAACGAGGGTTTCGCGATCTTCGACGCAGACGATCGGCTGGTATTGTGCAACCAGACCTATCTGGGGCTGTGGCCGCAGGTCGCCGCGCGCATCCAGCCGGGCATGACCTTCGATGAGATCACCACCCTTGTCCGCAACGACGAACGATCGCTGGGGGAGATGATCGCGCCCGATCGCTGGCTGTCCGAACGAATGGCGCAACATGTTGTGGCATCGGGCGGGCATGTCCACGCACTTGCCGACGGGCGCTGGATCCAGATCAACGAACTGCGCACAAGCGAAGGCGGCATCGTCGGCGTCTATACCGACATCACCGAGGCCAAGGCCGAGGATGCGCGCGAACGGGCGCGCGAACTCGCCGAAAAGAGCGTGATGCTGCAGGCGACTCTCGACAATATCGCGCATGGCGTGTGCGTGTATGATGGCACGCGCCGGCTGGTTGCGTGGAACGACCCGTTGATGTCGCTGCTGGGCCTGCCTAGCGACGTCATGGGGGCGATCGGCGATCACGCAGCATTGGTCGCGCGTTATGGGGAACCGATCGTCGGCTGGCTCGGCGAGGGATCGGCCGAGGCGGTGGTGCGTCGGCTCCAGGTCGGCGATCGCGTGCTGGAGGTGCGTCGCTCGGCGATGCCCGGCGGCGGAATGGTGCTGAGCTTCAGCGACGTATCCGAAGCGCTGCGCGCGGCCGAAGCGCTGCGCGAGACCAATGAGACGCTGGAACGCCGCGTGGACGAGCGGACTGCCGATATCGCCGCAGTCAACGTCAAGCTGCAGGACGAGATCGGCGAACGCCTTGCGGTCGAAGATGCGCTGCGCGAGGCCAAGACGGTGGCCGAGCAGGCCAATATTTCCAAGACCCGCTTCCTTGCGGCGGCGAGCCACGATCTGCTCCAGCCGCTCAATGCTGCGCGTCTGTTCGTCTCGGCGCTGGCCGATCGGCGGCTTGCGCTGCCGACCCGCGCTCTCGTCCACCAGACCGGCTCGGCGCTCGACTCGGTCGAGGATCTGCTCGAGGCGCTGCTGGAGATTTCGAAGCTTGATGCGGGCGCGATCACGCCCGAGATTGGCGATGTCCGTGTCGATGAGATTTTGCGCAGCATGCGCGCGGAATTCGCGCCCTTCGCCCGCGAACGCGGATTGGCGCTGACGATCGATGAACCCAATTTGTGGGCGCGCACCGATCCGCGCCTGTTGCGCCGCATTCTTCAGAACCTGATATCGAACGCGCTGCGCTACACCGCCGAAGGATCGGTCAGCGTGACCTGCCGTGCGCAGGGCGATCTGTTGCGGATCGAGGTAGTCGACACAGGCCCTGGCATCGCGCCGGAGCATCACGCGCTGATCTTTGAGGAATTTCGCCGCGTCGGGGGCGCGACGCGCGATCGCGGCATGGGCCTCGGCCTCGCGATCGTCCAGCGCGCAAGCCGGATGCTTGGCCATCCGATTGATCTTGCCTCCGCGCCGGGCGAAGGAGCGATCTTCGGCATAACCGTGCCGATGGGCAGTGCGCAGGATGTGCCGTCAGGCGCTTCGCCGCGTGCCGTCAAGGCGCCGCTGGCGGGGCAGTCCATCGTCGTCATCGACAATGAGAGTTCGATCCTCGACGGCATGGCTGCGCTGCTTGCCGGCTGGGGATGCCAGGTGCTGACCGCGGGCGATGTCGCCGAAGCGATCGAGGCCATCGATCGGTCGGGCGCGAGGCCGGGCCTCATCATCGCCGACTATCATCTGGACGATGGCGCGACGGGCCGGGAGGCGATCGAGGTTCTGCGCGGCCATGTCGGCCGGTCCGTGCCTGCGATCGTCATCACCGCGGATCGCACCCCCGAACTGCGCGAACAATTGCAGGGCGAGCAGCTTCATGTGCTGCAGAAACCGGTCAAGCCCGCGCAGCTCCGGGCGCTGATCGGGCGACTGTCGGCTTAATATAGCGGCCGCTACACTATCAATTGTGCGGTCGCGCCGGCGGTGCGACGAAGTTCACCTTGTTGACCATGATCACCGCCTGGGTGCGGCTGAAGACGTTGAGCTTGGCAAGGATCGCCGAGACATGCGCCTTCACCGTCGTCATCGACACGTCGAGTTCGTAGGCGATCTGCTTGTTGAGCTTGCCGGAAACGATGCAGCCCAGCACGACGCGCTGCTGCGGCGTCAGGGTGTCGATCCGCTGGAGAATATCGGCCTCCGCCGCGTCGATCGATTCCTCGCCCTCGTCGAAATCGTCGGGGGTGTAGAGTTCGCCGGCCAGGATCGACTTGAGCGCATCGACGATCGCGCTGCGCTTGAGCGACTTGGGGATGAAGCCTGCCGCCCCGTGCGCGAGCGCGTTGCGCACCAGCCCGCGTTCCTGCGCGGCCGATACGATGACGACCGGTACCGACGGGAAATGATCGCGGATCGCCTGAAGACCGGAAAAGCCCATCGTGCCCGGCATGTTAAGATCGAGGAGGACGAGATCGAAATCGCCCTCGCGCTCGATCACTCCCATCGCCTCTTCGATCGAGGAGGCTTCGAACAGCTCGCATTGGTCGAATGCGACCGAGATCACCGTGCGCAGACCATCGCGTACCAGCGGATGATCATCGGCGATCAGCACTCTTTCCACCTGATCCAATCTCCTTGCGCGGACGGAGCCTAACCCATCGGCGGGGAATGCGGAAAGGGGAGCAACCGCAGCCACTCCCCGCAATCCGCCCGACATCGGAGAAGTGCGATGCTCCCCCATGATCCCGATCGCCGTCATTCTTCGTGCTTGGTGTCGAGCCAGGTGCGGATCGCCCAGCCCGCCTTTTGCCCAAGAACGTCGCCGAACGGCGGCATATAAACCTTCCCGTCATGCGCCGAGCCATGCTGGAAGCGGTTGATGAACCATTCGTCGCCGCTGTCGCCGGTTTCGAGATAGCGCAGGTCGGGCGCGATCCCGCCGCTCATCGCCTCAAGCCCGTGGCAGCGGGCGCAATTCTGGCCATAGGCCGATTCGCCGATCTTCGCCGCTTCGGCATTGTCGCGATAGGGGTTCACCTTGCGCCACTCGTCGCCGATGTCGGGCAGGGTGTGCGTATCGACAGGCTGCGGCGTCATATTGCCGTGCGCGAACAGGCTGCTCGACACCGACGCCACGCAGACCAGTCCCGAAAGGATCAAGGTCGTGCGGCGAAACTTGGGACTCATTGTACGCTCTCCTGCGGCCCTGCGCACGACCGGGCTGTGCCCTGTTCGATGCGTGTGCCGAATAGACAGCGATGCCTCGCCCGCGCCCATAGGACTTAGGTACAACTGAGCCGGCCGAAGCGCTCTGTCGCCATTATTGCGCGGGCCGATCCGTGACCAAAAGTGCAATATCGGCGCAGCATCTCTCACCACATCCTTGGGCCGCGCGGGGCCGTGAAGGCCCGCGGAAAAGGGAGGTTCAGGATGACTGGGAAGAAGACGTGGCTTTTCGCCACAGCCTTTGTCGCGTCCATGATCGGCGCAGCGGCGCCGGCTTATGCCGATACGACCGACGATCTGCTGCTGCGACTGAAGGCGAAGGGGATCCTCACCGAAGAAGAATATCAGGCGCTCGCGCAGCGCAAGGCGGAAGAACCTACGCCAGCCGTCGCGACCCCGGCGGTCGCATCCGCACCCAGTTCGTCCTGGCTCGATGAGATGAAGGTCGTTCGCGCGACCGACAGCGGCGTAGGCGTTCAGATCGGCAGCGTGGCGCTGAAATTCTCCGGATCGATCAACGGTTTCTACGTTCATGACAAGGGCGATCCGGCGACGCCCGCGAACGCTGTTGTCGGCGGGCTCGCGACGGTCGGCCCCAAGAGTTCGTCGGTGCGCAACGGTCTGCTCCCCGGCTTCCTGAAGGTGGAGGCGACCACCAACCAGGGCGGCTGGGATGTCGGGGCGCATTTCGGCATCTATCCGGGCATCAACAGCGTGCTGACCAGCGGCGGCGCCAATTCGGGCGGCACGCCACAGGCGCTCGCCACGGCAGGCATCGACTTCCGCCAGACCTACCTGACCTTCGGCAAACCCAATTTCGGCGAAGTGAAGATCGGCCGTGACATTGGCATGTTCGGGCAGGAAGCGATCCTGAACGACATCACCCTGCTGTCTGTCGGCACCGCGGCGGGCAATTCGGCGCCGTCGAACACATCGCTCGGCCGCATCGGGCTGGGCTATCTCTACACCGATTTCCAGCCGCAGATCACCTACACCAGCCCCAAGCTGGGTGGGTTCCAGGTCGCGATCGGCGCGTTCCAGCCGCTCGTCACGATCGGCAACAACGAAGTCAACAAGACCCCCGGCTTTCAGGGCAAGGTGACGTACGATTTCGCGTCTGGCGGTTTCGGCGGCAAGGTCTGGCTGAATGGCATCACCCAGAAGCATGACGGCATCGGCACGTCGCCCAGCTATACGGGGCGCGGTTTCGATGTCGGCAGCAAGCTGACCTTCGGCACGGCGAGCCTGCTCGGCTATTATTACAATGGCTCGGGCATCGGCACGACCGGGCTGTTCATCCTGTCGACCGATGCCGCCGGGCGGAAGCGCGACAGCGACGGTTTTTACGTCCAGGGCACGTACGGCATTGGCAAGCTCACCATCGGCGCGAGCTATGGCGAAAGCCATCTCGATCTGGCGAAGGGCGAGGTCAATCCGACCCTGCTCGACACCAACAGCAGCTGGGTGGGCCAGCTTCGCTACGGCCTGACCGATTGGGTGACGCTGGTCGGCGAATATGTCCACACGCGCTCCGAAGCGCATAATGGCAACAAGGCGTCGTCCGACGCGATCGCAACCGGCGCGATCCTGTTCTTCTGACGGGAAGGAAGGGGGCGGTCGGCGAAAGTCGGCCGCCTTATTTTTTGCGATCTATCCGCGCTACCAGCCGTTCTTCGGCGGCCGCATAGAAATGCGAGACCGATCGCTGCAACTCGTAACGCGCGGCCGCCATCGCGGCGAAACGCGGCGGAAGGGGCAGGTTGCCGGCCTCGACCGGCCCCAGGCCATCGCGCACCGCTTGGTCGATGGTAGCTTCGATCCAGTCGATCCAGTCGCGGGTCTGATCGATCGCCGCAGCCGGGCTCCGGTCGAACGGGCCATGCCCCGGCACGACCTGCCGATGCTTCAAGGCCTTGAGCGTGTCGAGCGATGCCCTCCACTTGGCAAGATCGGCGTTCGGCGTGCTCGGTGCGCGATTGTGAAAGACAAGGTCGCCGGCGATCAGGGTTCCGCTTGCTTCGTCGAGCAAAGCAAGATCCGCCGCGCTGTGGCCGGCAAGCGGCAGCAGGCGGATCCGCCGTCCGCCGAAATCCTCCACTTCACCCGTCAGCACATGGCGCGGGATGACCGCCTCGGTGCCGCGCATCCAATCCCCCAGCAGCCGGTACATGCCATCGTTGAAGCGTTTGGCCTCGGCGGTGAAATCTTCGATCTGCGCCTGCGTCGCGGCGATCATATCGATGTCGAAAGCGCCGTCGCCATAGAGATGATCGGGGTGGACGTGAGTGATGTAGATCCGCACCACGGCTTTGCCCGTCAGCGCCTCGATCATCTTCCGCAGGGCCCCGTACCGCAGCGACGGACCGCAATCGATCAGTACGGCTCCCACTGGGGTCGCGATGATCGTCAGGTTGGCGATGGCTCCGCCGTTGTTGCGGTCGATCGGCGCATCGGCGCCCCGCACGATCCAGATGCCGTCACCGATCGACACCGGTTCGATCTTATAGTCGAAATCTTGCGCCCGTGCGATGCATGCGATCAGGCCCAGACCGGCGATGAAGCTGCGCCGTCCAATCATCGCGCTGCACCGCTCGCGCCGGCCACCGTCAACCGCGCATCATAGTCGACGCCGTTGGTGTCTCGCCCGGCGATGGTCAGCGCCTCGCCTGCTGCCGCTTGCACGATCAGCCCGAACTGGGGGTCTTCGGCGACCGATGCCTGCACCTCGAACGATGCGAGCAAGGAGCCGTCCGCCGCTTTCACCTCGACACTTTCCAGATTGTAGGTCGGGATATTGGCGACGAAGCCGGTGTCCATCGGATGACGGAAGGCAAGCCGCAGTCGCGCCTCCTCGCCGACCGACCAGGCGCCGCCGCGCACCTCGCCAAGATGTTGCGCCCAATCGCCGCGCCCGCGACTGAGCGATGGCATCGAACAGCCGCCGCCGGCCGCATCCACCCACACCCCGCCGACCAGCCAGCTCCCGTCCGCCAGTTGCACGGCACCGCGCACCGGCGTGCGCTGATCGAGTTTGATGTTGGTCGATAGATAGGCGGCGGCTTTGAGCGGCCGATAGTCGACGGCAAGTGGTATCGGATTGAGATCCGCAAGGATCAGTATGCGCCGCACGCCGGCGATGCCGCGCGCGTCGACCACGACCGGGAAGCTGCGCTGATTCTCGGCGATCATCGGCACGATCACGCGGACGCGTGGATCGAAGCGCACCGGCCCGCCGTCCAGCAGGCGTTCCATACCGTCCCAATTGGGCGATCCCAACGGGTCGGCGGCCGATGCCGGCGCTGCGATCAGCGCGGCGGCGATCAGGGCTAGGCTCCGCATCCTCTCCTCCCAAAGGCCAAGCGTATCGGGAGGGGCAGGGCGCTACCATGACACCTTGGACCAATGATGCGGGTGGCAGATGGCGAT is drawn from Sphingomonas crocodyli and contains these coding sequences:
- the pedF gene encoding cytochrome c-550 PedF, with the translated sequence MSPKFRRTTLILSGLVCVASVSSSLFAHGNMTPQPVDTHTLPDIGDEWRKVNPYRDNAEAAKIGESAYGQNCARCHGLEAMSGGIAPDLRYLETGDSGDEWFINRFQHGSAHDGKVYMPPFGDVLGQKAGWAIRTWLDTKHEE
- a CDS encoding porin, encoding MTGKKTWLFATAFVASMIGAAAPAYADTTDDLLLRLKAKGILTEEEYQALAQRKAEEPTPAVATPAVASAPSSSWLDEMKVVRATDSGVGVQIGSVALKFSGSINGFYVHDKGDPATPANAVVGGLATVGPKSSSVRNGLLPGFLKVEATTNQGGWDVGAHFGIYPGINSVLTSGGANSGGTPQALATAGIDFRQTYLTFGKPNFGEVKIGRDIGMFGQEAILNDITLLSVGTAAGNSAPSNTSLGRIGLGYLYTDFQPQITYTSPKLGGFQVAIGAFQPLVTIGNNEVNKTPGFQGKVTYDFASGGFGGKVWLNGITQKHDGIGTSPSYTGRGFDVGSKLTFGTASLLGYYYNGSGIGTTGLFILSTDAAGRKRDSDGFYVQGTYGIGKLTIGASYGESHLDLAKGEVNPTLLDTNSSWVGQLRYGLTDWVTLVGEYVHTRSEAHNGNKASSDAIATGAILFF
- a CDS encoding quinoprotein relay system zinc metallohydrolase 1, encoding MIGRRSFIAGLGLIACIARAQDFDYKIEPVSIGDGIWIVRGADAPIDRNNGGAIANLTIIATPVGAVLIDCGPSLRYGALRKMIEALTGKAVVRIYITHVHPDHLYGDGAFDIDMIAATQAQIEDFTAEAKRFNDGMYRLLGDWMRGTEAVIPRHVLTGEVEDFGGRRIRLLPLAGHSAADLALLDEASGTLIAGDLVFHNRAPSTPNADLAKWRASLDTLKALKHRQVVPGHGPFDRSPAAAIDQTRDWIDWIEATIDQAVRDGLGPVEAGNLPLPPRFAAMAAARYELQRSVSHFYAAAEERLVARIDRKK
- a CDS encoding quinoprotein dehydrogenase-associated SoxYZ-like carrier; this translates as MRSLALIAAALIAAPASAADPLGSPNWDGMERLLDGGPVRFDPRVRVIVPMIAENQRSFPVVVDARGIAGVRRILILADLNPIPLAVDYRPLKAAAYLSTNIKLDQRTPVRGAVQLADGSWLVGGVWVDAAGGGCSMPSLSRGRGDWAQHLGEVRGGAWSVGEEARLRLAFRHPMDTGFVANIPTYNLESVEVKAADGSLLASFEVQASVAEDPQFGLIVQAAAGEALTIAGRDTNGVDYDARLTVAGASGAAR